Proteins from a genomic interval of Paenibacillus sp. RC334:
- a CDS encoding alpha/beta-type small acid-soluble spore protein, whose amino-acid sequence MASRGQRRLIPESRTRLHDLKYEIAAEFGLPVYNPQYAHIHPSADSEFAAELGEFKGNANVEWRDLTSRQNGSVGGEITKRLVQSAERSLSEFGTL is encoded by the coding sequence ATGGCATCAAGAGGTCAAAGACGATTGATTCCCGAAAGCCGTACCAGATTACATGATTTGAAGTATGAAATTGCTGCTGAGTTTGGGCTTCCTGTTTATAATCCCCAATATGCGCATATACATCCGAGTGCAGACAGTGAGTTTGCTGCGGAGTTGGGCGAGTTTAAAGGAAACGCAAATGTGGAGTGGCGCGATTTGACATCAAGACAGAATGGCTCTGTAGGTGGTGAAATTACCAAGCGATTGGTACAATCTGCCGAACGCAGCTTATCTGAATTTGGTACCTTGTAA
- a CDS encoding stalk domain-containing protein, translating to MKRFGVAVLSTLVLSSAFANLAGAQTSDIKVIINGVAQQYTQSPVISQNTTLVPLRGVFESLGAQVEWDSKAKKVIASKNDDTLTLNVGSKLAYKNSAPVQLDVATQIQKGQVLVPLRFVSQSLGAKVNWDKTTRTVTISNQADGSTTDGQTNSLSSKPFTSPVTKVTYDTYYNDSLTYDDAVKLAVVDSTSVKTAETNIDQTGKIMKEAGKNIDFVPAEAGVEASDKAFKGYAQTNLNYEAAKKNLDMTKEGIQYNVKDLYNKLLQKQNAVKLAALNIEDAERKLKVVQIKRDNQMSSDYEVTQATNQLTQNQAALEKAKKDLDSAYVSLNQVIGYKPEQRYELKDKPVYSEFKDNVETKVSQVLTSSTAIWLSEQKVDLAELSLRLYNFSASGNTPYEAEQLNVEKAQYATEGTKRQLEEAVRTIYNNIKALESQYSQIQAGLVSARSAADMAKKQFDVGLATELQVYEANLKVTTAEQQAEDLVTSIDTLKLAYDKPWAMQGGSSGASQ from the coding sequence ATGAAACGTTTTGGAGTGGCGGTACTTTCCACATTGGTTCTTTCTTCTGCATTTGCCAATCTTGCAGGGGCTCAAACAAGTGATATAAAGGTTATTATTAACGGTGTAGCTCAGCAATATACACAGTCACCAGTGATTAGTCAAAATACAACCTTAGTGCCTCTTCGCGGCGTTTTTGAAAGCCTGGGAGCACAAGTGGAGTGGGATAGCAAAGCTAAAAAAGTAATTGCATCCAAAAATGATGATACGTTAACTTTAAATGTGGGTTCTAAACTTGCTTATAAGAATAGTGCTCCTGTACAACTCGATGTAGCTACTCAAATTCAAAAGGGTCAAGTGCTCGTTCCTCTGCGCTTTGTGAGCCAATCATTAGGCGCCAAAGTAAATTGGGATAAGACTACACGGACAGTAACTATTTCAAATCAAGCTGATGGAAGCACTACTGATGGTCAAACCAACAGCTTATCCAGTAAGCCTTTCACATCTCCTGTGACTAAAGTTACTTATGATACCTACTATAATGATTCTTTGACCTATGATGATGCAGTTAAACTGGCTGTAGTTGATAGTACCTCAGTTAAAACAGCAGAAACGAATATTGATCAAACTGGGAAAATTATGAAAGAAGCAGGTAAGAATATCGACTTTGTTCCTGCTGAGGCAGGCGTTGAAGCTTCTGATAAAGCTTTTAAGGGTTATGCTCAAACCAACCTTAACTATGAGGCTGCAAAAAAGAATTTGGACATGACTAAGGAAGGTATTCAATACAACGTGAAGGATCTTTATAACAAGCTCCTTCAAAAGCAAAATGCAGTTAAGCTGGCTGCATTGAATATTGAAGATGCTGAGCGCAAGCTTAAGGTTGTACAAATTAAAAGAGATAATCAAATGTCAAGTGACTATGAGGTTACACAAGCAACTAATCAGTTAACTCAGAATCAAGCTGCTTTAGAAAAGGCTAAAAAAGATCTGGATAGTGCATATGTATCTTTGAATCAAGTGATTGGCTACAAGCCAGAGCAACGTTATGAATTGAAGGATAAGCCTGTCTATTCTGAATTTAAAGATAATGTAGAGACAAAAGTAAGCCAAGTACTTACCAGCAGCACTGCCATTTGGTTAAGTGAGCAAAAAGTGGATTTGGCCGAATTGAGCCTGAGGCTTTACAATTTTAGTGCTTCAGGAAACACGCCTTATGAAGCTGAACAACTTAATGTTGAAAAAGCTCAGTATGCAACAGAAGGCACAAAGAGACAACTCGAAGAAGCCGTAAGAACAATTTATAACAACATCAAAGCATTAGAAAGTCAGTACTCACAGATTCAAGCTGGTTTGGTGAGTGCTAGAAGTGCGGCCGATATGGCTAAGAAGCAATTTGATGTAGGTTTGGCGACCGAGCTCCAGGTTTATGAAGCCAATCTGAAAGTGACTACCGCAGAACAACAAGCTGAGGATTTAGTTACAAGTATTGATACGTTGAAGCTGGCTTATGACAAGCCTTGGGCTATGCAAGGCGGTTCTTCTGGAGCAAGCCAATAA